A part of Homoserinibacter sp. YIM 151385 genomic DNA contains:
- a CDS encoding glycoside hydrolase domain-containing protein, which translates to MIERVDPFIGTEATELPPPSGIAASWWWPKPQIGNTHPGATHPLGMVSACAYSGAYPTGYGRYDLATEGVPPTLHDRQLASGFTHFQQSGTGAIRKYYNYLRVTPMVVPLDELGARWEITEEEASPGRYAATLASGVRDEITVGPKSAVHRVTFPAARSARVVIDFSLGGLDIPYGATVPLRAQLESVGPGIAQGEIVVEGTPLAVHIECDAEDWRQMLWYDRRLMPGGSRLDFSHIRPTTLRPFGLMWAGPAEAGRTVELRMGFSLRGVEQARENLRRDLGADGGFAERRDRTAKAWRRELRKVSIETASEERETVFATALYHSLIKPCLARDESPFWPTSGPFAFDLSTMWDIYRTQLPLLTTLMPERAVELANALLTICEEEGNFPIGYRMARGSDRFSRQGSALAHTFLADLCQLGLPGIDWDWALVHMHADLRRTYGEDFLLHGEAHPISHTLDLAFGYWCTAKVAERMGDRALLEELRPLAARWANAYDRETGLLKDSTFYEGSRYNYSFRLQHDMAGRIALSGGEDAFVAQLDRFFGIGADAVRQPGVAPGLDEMAAGYALGRFEGLNNEPDMEAPWAYHYAGRPDRTAEIVHAALHQQFGTGRGGLPGNDDSGGLSSWLVWATLGLFPVAGQNVLLVNAPAVKRADLRVGEERFAIRTRGFREPERDGPAQYVQTVELDGATVEGGWIPGDALHRGGELLVTLGPEPSGWASSAAHRPPSSPGASSPQTAAASPAAPPTTTTAPTAGAAS; encoded by the coding sequence GTGATCGAGCGCGTCGACCCGTTCATCGGCACCGAGGCGACCGAGCTGCCGCCCCCGAGCGGCATCGCGGCGAGCTGGTGGTGGCCGAAGCCGCAGATCGGCAACACCCACCCGGGCGCGACGCACCCGCTCGGCATGGTCTCGGCGTGCGCGTACTCCGGCGCCTATCCGACGGGCTACGGCCGCTACGACCTCGCGACCGAGGGCGTGCCGCCGACGCTCCACGACCGGCAGCTCGCCTCCGGCTTCACGCACTTCCAGCAGTCCGGCACGGGCGCGATCCGCAAGTACTACAACTACCTCCGGGTGACGCCCATGGTGGTGCCGCTCGACGAGCTCGGCGCCCGGTGGGAGATCACCGAGGAGGAGGCCTCCCCCGGCCGCTACGCCGCGACGCTCGCCTCCGGGGTGCGCGACGAGATCACGGTCGGACCGAAGAGCGCCGTCCACCGGGTGACCTTCCCCGCGGCGCGGAGCGCGCGCGTCGTCATCGACTTCTCGCTCGGCGGCCTCGACATCCCCTACGGCGCGACCGTGCCGCTGCGCGCGCAGCTCGAATCGGTCGGCCCCGGCATCGCGCAGGGCGAGATCGTCGTCGAGGGCACGCCGCTCGCGGTGCACATCGAGTGCGACGCCGAGGACTGGCGCCAGATGCTCTGGTACGACCGCCGGCTCATGCCGGGCGGCAGCCGCCTCGACTTCAGCCACATCCGCCCCACCACGCTGCGGCCGTTCGGGCTGATGTGGGCGGGACCCGCGGAGGCCGGCCGCACGGTCGAGCTGCGGATGGGCTTCTCGCTCCGCGGCGTCGAGCAGGCCCGCGAGAACCTCCGGCGCGACCTCGGCGCCGACGGCGGCTTCGCGGAGCGCCGGGACCGCACGGCGAAGGCCTGGCGGCGCGAGCTCCGCAAGGTGTCGATCGAGACGGCCTCCGAGGAGCGCGAGACGGTCTTCGCGACCGCGCTCTACCACTCCCTCATCAAGCCGTGCCTGGCCCGCGACGAGAGCCCGTTCTGGCCGACCTCGGGCCCATTCGCCTTCGACCTCAGCACCATGTGGGACATCTACCGCACCCAGCTGCCGCTGCTCACGACGCTCATGCCGGAGCGCGCCGTCGAGCTCGCGAACGCCCTCCTCACGATCTGCGAGGAGGAGGGGAACTTCCCGATCGGCTACCGGATGGCCCGCGGCAGCGACCGGTTCTCACGGCAGGGCAGCGCGCTGGCGCACACCTTCCTCGCCGACCTCTGCCAGCTCGGGCTCCCCGGCATCGACTGGGACTGGGCGCTCGTGCACATGCACGCCGACCTGCGGCGCACCTACGGCGAGGACTTCCTGCTGCACGGCGAGGCGCATCCCATCAGCCACACGCTCGATCTCGCCTTCGGCTACTGGTGCACCGCGAAGGTCGCCGAGCGGATGGGCGACCGGGCGCTCCTCGAGGAGCTGCGGCCGCTCGCGGCCCGCTGGGCGAACGCCTACGACCGGGAGACCGGGCTGCTCAAGGACTCGACCTTCTACGAGGGCAGCCGGTACAACTACTCGTTCCGGCTGCAGCACGACATGGCCGGCCGGATCGCGCTGAGCGGCGGCGAGGACGCCTTCGTCGCCCAGCTCGACCGCTTCTTCGGGATCGGGGCGGATGCGGTGCGCCAGCCCGGCGTCGCACCGGGACTCGACGAGATGGCCGCGGGCTACGCGCTGGGCCGCTTCGAGGGGCTCAACAACGAGCCCGACATGGAGGCGCCGTGGGCGTACCACTACGCCGGCCGGCCGGATCGCACGGCCGAGATCGTGCACGCCGCCCTCCACCAGCAGTTCGGCACGGGACGGGGCGGGCTGCCCGGCAACGACGACTCCGGGGGCCTCAGCTCCTGGCTGGTCTGGGCCACCCTCGGGCTCTTCCCGGTCGCCGGCCAGAACGTGCTGCTCGTCAACGCGCCCGCCGTGAAGCGCGCCGACCTCCGGGTGGGCGAGGAGCGCTTCGCGATCCGCACGCGCGGGTTCCGCGAGCCCGAGCGCGACGGGCCGGCGCAGTACGTCCAGACCGTCGAGCTCGACGGCGCGACGGTCGAGGGCGGCTGGATCCCGGGCGACGCCCTCCACCGCGGCGGCGAGCTGCTCGTGACCCTCGGGCCCGAGCCGAGCGGCTGGGCGAGCTCGGCGGCGCACCGGCCGCCCTCCTCCCCCGGCGCGTCCTCGCCGCAGACGGCCGCCGCATCCCCGGCCGCACCTCCCACGACCACCACCGCACCCACCGCAGGAGCCGCATCATGA
- a CDS encoding septum formation family protein: MASRTRPRFARLAALGAIAALGVALSGCSVINELTGGVERDEDGQVVTGNENADVFSIKIGDCIDSDALSGEIDSVPIVPCSEEHDAEAFANVLLEDGDYPSQDVIDQAAEEACYTDNFEEFVGVAYDDSELDATYLSPTQESWTSGSDREILCLITDPAGKSTGSLEGADR, encoded by the coding sequence ATGGCATCCCGCACCCGTCCCCGCTTCGCCCGTCTCGCCGCGCTCGGCGCCATCGCCGCGCTCGGCGTCGCACTGAGCGGCTGCAGCGTCATCAACGAGCTCACCGGCGGCGTCGAGCGCGACGAGGACGGCCAGGTCGTCACCGGCAACGAGAACGCCGACGTCTTCTCGATCAAGATCGGCGACTGCATCGACAGCGACGCGCTCTCCGGCGAGATCGACTCCGTGCCGATCGTCCCCTGCTCGGAGGAGCACGACGCCGAGGCCTTCGCGAACGTCCTCCTCGAGGACGGCGACTACCCGAGCCAGGACGTCATCGACCAGGCGGCCGAGGAGGCCTGCTACACCGACAACTTCGAGGAGTTCGTCGGCGTCGCCTACGACGACTCGGAGCTCGACGCGACCTACCTCTCCCCCACGCAGGAGAGCTGGACGAGCGGCTCGGACCGCGAGATCCTCTGCCTCATCACCGACCCGGCCGGCAAGTCGACGGGCTCCCTCGAGGGCGCCGACCGCTGA
- a CDS encoding inositol monophosphatase family protein produces the protein MTEYSLADDLSTALALAAEADLISLERFRARDLDVSLKADASHVTDADTRVERVIREHLQAARPGDAILGEEFGTEGESSRQWIVDPIDGTANFMRGVPIWGTLISLVVDGVPQVGVISAPALGRRWWAATGHGAWVRELDREPRRIEVSAISRLDEAAVSYNSFKGWDDAGRLPQLTALNRAVWRSRAIGDLWSYMLVAEGALDAAGELDLKPWDIAALAPIVREAGGRFTSLDGADTIWNGTALASNGRVHDLVLDLVRA, from the coding sequence GTGACGGAGTACAGCCTCGCCGACGACCTCTCGACCGCCCTCGCCCTCGCGGCCGAGGCCGACCTCATCTCGCTCGAGCGATTCCGGGCGCGCGATCTCGACGTCTCGCTGAAGGCCGACGCCTCCCACGTGACGGATGCGGACACCCGCGTCGAGCGCGTCATCCGCGAGCACCTGCAGGCGGCGCGACCCGGGGATGCGATCCTCGGCGAGGAGTTCGGCACGGAGGGCGAGTCCTCCCGGCAGTGGATCGTCGACCCGATCGACGGCACCGCGAACTTCATGCGCGGCGTCCCGATCTGGGGCACCCTCATCTCGCTCGTCGTCGACGGCGTCCCGCAGGTCGGCGTCATCAGCGCGCCCGCGCTGGGCCGGCGCTGGTGGGCCGCGACCGGCCACGGAGCCTGGGTGCGCGAACTCGACCGCGAGCCCCGCCGGATCGAGGTCAGCGCGATCTCGAGACTCGACGAGGCCGCCGTGAGCTACAACAGCTTCAAGGGCTGGGACGACGCCGGGCGCCTCCCCCAGCTCACCGCCCTCAACCGCGCGGTCTGGCGCTCGCGCGCGATCGGCGACCTCTGGTCGTACATGCTCGTCGCGGAGGGCGCGCTCGACGCCGCGGGCGAGCTCGACCTCAAGCCCTGGGACATCGCGGCGCTCGCGCCCATCGTGCGCGAGGCGGGCGGCCGCTTCACCTCGCTCGACGGCGCCGACACCATCTGGAACGGCACGGCGCTCGCGAGCAACGGCCGCGTCCACGATCTCGTGCTCGATCTCGTCCGGGCCTGA
- the rsgA gene encoding ribosome small subunit-dependent GTPase A: MSWLPGVDDDDEYEEWDESAARVRPNPKANRPRTKRRPEHEDAVVGRVLTVDRGRYGLLVHEGEPEEREVTATRARELRTQSIVTGDRVDVVGDTSGDEGSLSRIVRIRERTTLLRRSADDTDEVERIVVANADQLMIVVAAANPEPRPRLVDRYLVAAYDAGIAPLLVVTKTDLADPAPFLRNFAGLDLPVVTSAKGEAPLDALAPLLDGRTTVAVGHSGVGKSTLVNALVPSAGRATGRVNEVTGRGRHTSSSTVSYRVPSGGWIIDTPGIRSFGLGHVDRDSILRGFPDLAAIAEDCPRGCTHLADAPDCALDEAAERGELDEVGRLRLDSLRRLLATLAG, translated from the coding sequence GTGAGCTGGCTGCCGGGCGTCGACGACGACGACGAGTACGAGGAGTGGGACGAGTCCGCCGCGCGGGTCCGCCCCAACCCGAAGGCGAACCGTCCGCGCACGAAGCGGCGCCCCGAGCACGAGGACGCGGTCGTCGGGCGCGTGCTCACGGTCGACCGGGGTCGCTACGGCCTCCTCGTCCACGAGGGCGAGCCCGAGGAGCGCGAGGTCACCGCGACGCGCGCCCGCGAGCTCCGCACGCAGTCGATCGTGACGGGCGACCGCGTGGATGTCGTGGGCGACACGAGCGGGGACGAGGGCTCGCTCTCGCGCATCGTCCGCATCCGCGAGCGCACGACGCTGCTGCGACGCAGCGCCGACGACACGGACGAGGTCGAGCGCATCGTCGTCGCGAACGCGGACCAGCTCATGATCGTCGTCGCCGCGGCGAACCCGGAGCCGCGCCCGCGGCTCGTCGACCGCTACCTCGTCGCCGCCTACGACGCGGGGATCGCGCCGCTCCTCGTCGTCACGAAGACGGACCTCGCGGACCCGGCGCCCTTCCTCCGGAACTTCGCGGGCCTCGACCTGCCCGTCGTCACGAGCGCGAAGGGCGAGGCGCCCCTCGACGCCCTGGCGCCGCTCCTCGACGGCCGGACGACGGTCGCGGTCGGGCACTCCGGCGTCGGGAAGTCGACCCTCGTCAACGCCCTCGTGCCGAGCGCGGGGCGGGCGACCGGCCGAGTCAACGAGGTGACGGGCCGCGGCCGGCACACCTCCTCCTCCACCGTCTCGTACCGCGTGCCCTCGGGCGGCTGGATCATCGACACCCCCGGCATCCGCTCCTTCGGACTCGGCCACGTCGACCGCGACAGCATCCTCCGCGGCTTCCCCGACCTCGCGGCGATCGCCGAGGACTGCCCGCGCGGCTGCACGCACCTCGCCGACGCGCCCGACTGCGCGCTCGACGAGGCGGCGGAGCGCGGCGAGCTCGACGAGGTGGGCCGACTGCGGCTCGACTCCCTGCGCCGCCTCCTCGCTACGCTGGCGGGGTGA
- the aroA gene encoding 3-phosphoshikimate 1-carboxyvinyltransferase, whose amino-acid sequence MQITPYSAPDFDPYGDRDTPDEEGGPWIAPTASGPLAARLRIPGSKSLTNRELVLAALADGPSLLRAPLRSRDTALMVEALRSLGVAIEEVPGEGGFGPDLLVTPPEELTGSTSIDCGLAGTVMRFVPPLAALALGPVAFDGDEHARRRPMRTSIEALRALGVEVSDEGRGALPFTVHGSGAIRGGELEIDASASSQFVSGLLLAAPRFEEGLRLRHTGERLPSLPHIEMTIHALRARGVEVASPEPGVWSVEPGPIGALDVDIEPDLSNAAPFLAAALVAGGTVSIDGWPASTTQVGDDLRELLPRLGAEVRLEEGTLTVDGGAGVLGGSRPPALDLDLSTGGELAPAIVALQAFAEGPGTVTGIGHLRGHETDRLMALAAVFADVGGQVTELDEGLAITPRAMHGGPWRVFADHRMATAAAIVGLAVEGIAVDDIGATAKTLPEFPELWARMLRGSEPEPAGPAGIDLLGL is encoded by the coding sequence ATGCAGATCACGCCGTATTCCGCGCCCGACTTCGACCCCTACGGCGATCGGGACACGCCCGACGAGGAGGGCGGTCCCTGGATCGCGCCGACGGCGAGCGGTCCCCTGGCGGCCCGGCTCCGCATCCCCGGGTCGAAGAGCCTCACGAACCGCGAGCTCGTGCTCGCCGCGCTCGCCGACGGCCCCTCGCTGCTGCGGGCGCCGCTGCGCTCGCGCGACACCGCGCTCATGGTGGAGGCGCTGCGCTCGCTCGGGGTCGCGATCGAGGAGGTGCCGGGCGAGGGCGGCTTCGGCCCGGACCTGCTCGTGACCCCGCCCGAGGAGCTCACGGGCTCGACCTCGATCGACTGCGGGCTCGCGGGCACCGTCATGCGCTTCGTGCCGCCGCTGGCGGCGCTCGCCCTCGGCCCGGTCGCCTTCGACGGCGACGAGCACGCGCGCAGGCGCCCGATGCGCACGAGCATCGAGGCGCTCCGGGCGCTCGGCGTCGAGGTCTCCGACGAGGGGCGCGGCGCGCTCCCCTTCACCGTCCACGGCTCGGGTGCGATCCGCGGCGGCGAGCTCGAGATCGACGCCTCGGCCTCGAGCCAGTTCGTCTCGGGCCTGCTGCTCGCCGCCCCGCGCTTCGAGGAGGGCCTGCGGCTCCGGCACACGGGCGAGCGGCTGCCGAGCCTCCCGCACATCGAGATGACGATCCACGCGCTCCGCGCGCGCGGGGTCGAGGTCGCCAGCCCCGAGCCCGGGGTGTGGTCGGTCGAGCCCGGGCCGATCGGCGCGCTCGACGTCGACATCGAGCCGGATCTCTCGAACGCGGCCCCCTTCCTCGCCGCGGCGCTCGTCGCGGGCGGGACGGTCTCGATCGACGGCTGGCCCGCCTCCACCACCCAGGTCGGCGACGACCTCCGCGAGCTGCTCCCGCGCCTGGGCGCCGAGGTGCGGCTCGAGGAGGGCACGCTCACGGTCGACGGGGGCGCCGGCGTGCTCGGCGGCTCGCGCCCTCCCGCGCTCGACCTCGACCTCTCGACGGGCGGCGAGCTGGCGCCCGCGATCGTCGCCCTCCAGGCCTTCGCCGAGGGGCCCGGGACGGTCACCGGGATCGGGCACCTCCGCGGCCACGAGACCGACCGGCTGATGGCGCTCGCGGCGGTCTTCGCGGATGTCGGCGGGCAGGTCACGGAGCTCGACGAGGGCCTCGCGATCACGCCGCGCGCGATGCACGGCGGCCCGTGGCGGGTCTTCGCCGACCACCGCATGGCGACCGCCGCCGCGATCGTCGGGCTCGCGGTCGAGGGCATCGCGGTCGACGACATCGGGGCCACCGCGAAGACGCTGCCCGAGTTCCCGGAGCTCTGGGCGCGGATGCTGCGCGGCTCGGAACCCGAGCCGGCGGGCCCGGCCGGCATCGACCTCCTCGGACTCTGA
- a CDS encoding sigma-70 family RNA polymerase sigma factor: MDDDTFDADYDVDDTARAELEPGEARRLFEEQAIPFMDQLYAAAMRMTRNPADAGDLVQETYVKAYAAFRQFKQGTNLKAWLYRILTNTYINQYRKAQRQPYQNSIDELEDWQLGDAESLSQGRTTRSAEAEAIDHLPDSDVKEALQSIPEDFRLAVYLADVEGFAYQEIADIMKTPVGTVMSRLHRGRRLLRERLADYARERGYSTESTTTGSTR, translated from the coding sequence ATGGACGACGACACCTTCGACGCGGACTACGACGTCGACGACACCGCGCGCGCCGAGCTCGAGCCCGGCGAGGCCCGCCGGCTGTTCGAGGAGCAGGCGATCCCCTTCATGGATCAGCTCTACGCGGCCGCCATGCGCATGACCCGCAACCCGGCGGATGCCGGGGACCTCGTGCAGGAGACCTACGTGAAGGCCTACGCGGCCTTCCGGCAGTTCAAGCAGGGCACCAACCTGAAGGCCTGGCTGTACCGCATCCTCACGAACACCTACATCAACCAGTACCGCAAGGCCCAGCGCCAGCCGTACCAGAACTCCATCGACGAGCTCGAGGACTGGCAGCTCGGCGACGCCGAGTCGCTCAGCCAGGGCCGCACGACGCGCTCCGCCGAGGCGGAGGCGATCGACCACCTCCCCGACAGCGACGTCAAGGAGGCGCTGCAGTCGATCCCCGAGGACTTCCGGCTCGCCGTGTACCTCGCGGATGTGGAGGGCTTCGCGTATCAGGAGATCGCGGACATCATGAAGACCCCCGTCGGCACGGTCATGAGCCGACTCCACCGCGGACGCCGCCTCCTGCGCGAGCGCCTCGCGGACTACGCGCGCGAGCGCGGCTACTCGACCGAATCGACCACCACCGGGAGCACGCGATGA
- a CDS encoding anti-sigma factor family protein, which yields MTDCGCDKAKAELEEYLHQELSAEDFRDITEHLAHCEDCTTEHLVGLTLTQKLQRACPEKAPEQLRSAILERLQQPSL from the coding sequence ATGACCGACTGCGGCTGCGACAAGGCCAAAGCCGAGCTCGAGGAGTACCTGCACCAGGAGCTCAGCGCGGAGGACTTCCGCGACATCACCGAGCACCTCGCCCACTGCGAGGACTGCACCACCGAGCACCTCGTGGGGCTGACGCTCACCCAGAAGCTGCAGCGCGCCTGCCCCGAGAAGGCGCCGGAGCAGCTCCGCTCGGCGATCCTCGAGCGCTTGCAGCAGCCGAGCCTCTAG
- a CDS encoding multifunctional oxoglutarate decarboxylase/oxoglutarate dehydrogenase thiamine pyrophosphate-binding subunit/dihydrolipoyllysine-residue succinyltransferase subunit has product MSSHVTGTVPEDANSGEFGANAWLVDEMYERYLVDRDSVDRSWWPILENYGKTAEADPTPTTAIPVQPATSEASAAPASQEGGEPQIPAEVPGTDEAAPPPAAVEAAPATGSTPVAARTTSVQARPQPIPAQAPQTASTPAQDPAAEAQPVVTALKGMAKTLATNMDASLTVPTATSVRTIPAKLMIDNRIVINNHLRRARGGKVSFTHLIAWAIVRTLGEFPSQNVGYAEVDGKPSLVVPPHVNLGIAIDLPKPDGTRSLLVPSIKKADTMDFAEFLGAYEDTVSRARANKLTAADFQGTTISLTNPGGIGTEHSVPRLMKGQGCIVGAGALEYPAAFQGSAEKTLVELGIGKTITLTSTYDHRVIQGAGSGEFLKRIHEKLIGGEGFYEDIFSALRIPYDPIHWAKDINVDLSERVGKTSRVQELINAFRVRGHLMADVDPLEYLQRSHPDTDISSHGLTFWDLDREFVTGGFGGKRAAKLRDILGVLRDSYCRTTGVEYMHIQDPAQRAWFQDHLERPYEKPTHDEQLRILGKLNEAEAFETFLQTKYVGQKRFSLEGGESTIPLLDEILQGAAQAGLQEVAIGMAHRGRLNVLTNIAGKTYGQIFREFEGTQDPRTVQGSGDVKYHLGTEGTFTSATGEQVPVYLAANPSHLEAVNGVLEGIVRAKQDRVTDGIGSALPILVHGDASMAGQGVVVETLQMSLLRAYRTGGTIHLVINNQVGFTTPQSEARSSVYSTDVAKTIQAPIFHVNGDDPEAVVRVAQLAFAYRQEFKRDVVVDLVCYRRRGHNEGDDPSMTQPLMYNLIEGKRSVRTLYTEALVGRGDITQEEYDQAHKDFQERLERAFAETHAAQTGSLPVVTSDGRAVADLERPDSQQAEDVARDGSQTAIEEALVHQIGDAHGNPPAGFTVHPKLQQLLRKRVDMSRNGAIDWGFGELLALGSLLTEGVPVRLAGQDARRGTFVSRHAVLHDRENGQEWLPLGNVTEDQAKFWIYDSLLSEYAALAFEYGYSVERPDALVMWEAQFGDFVNGAQTVIDEFISAAEQKWGQRSGVVLLLPHGYEGQGPDHSSARIERFLQLAAEDNMIVARPSTPASYFHLLRRQAYARPRKPLIVFTPKSMLRLRGATSEVQDFTSGAFQPVIDDARVQDAGAVTRVLLHAGKIHYDLVAELGKRDDDGTIALVRVEQFYPVPVDGLRAVQNRYPNAELVWVQEEPENQGAWPFFNQEVAPQLDRPIRVVSRPASASPAAGSTKRSNAEQTELIGRALER; this is encoded by the coding sequence TTGTCGAGCCACGTGACCGGAACGGTGCCTGAGGACGCGAACTCGGGCGAATTCGGAGCCAATGCATGGCTCGTCGACGAGATGTACGAGCGGTACCTCGTCGACAGGGACTCGGTCGACCGGAGCTGGTGGCCGATCCTCGAGAACTACGGGAAGACCGCCGAGGCCGACCCGACGCCGACCACCGCCATCCCGGTCCAGCCGGCCACCTCGGAGGCATCGGCGGCACCCGCCTCGCAGGAGGGCGGCGAGCCGCAGATCCCCGCCGAGGTCCCCGGCACCGACGAGGCGGCCCCGCCGCCCGCCGCCGTCGAGGCGGCCCCCGCGACCGGCAGCACCCCCGTCGCCGCGCGCACGACCTCCGTCCAGGCGCGCCCCCAGCCGATCCCCGCGCAGGCCCCGCAGACCGCGTCGACGCCCGCGCAGGACCCGGCCGCCGAGGCGCAGCCCGTCGTCACCGCCCTCAAGGGCATGGCGAAGACCCTCGCGACGAACATGGACGCCTCCCTCACGGTCCCGACCGCGACGAGCGTGCGCACCATCCCCGCGAAGCTGATGATCGACAACCGCATCGTCATCAACAACCACCTCCGCCGCGCCCGCGGCGGCAAGGTCTCCTTCACGCACCTCATCGCCTGGGCGATCGTCCGCACCCTCGGCGAGTTCCCCAGCCAGAACGTCGGCTACGCGGAGGTCGACGGCAAGCCCTCGCTCGTCGTCCCGCCGCACGTCAACCTCGGCATCGCGATCGACCTCCCGAAGCCGGACGGCACCCGCTCGCTGCTCGTCCCGAGCATCAAGAAGGCCGACACGATGGACTTCGCCGAGTTCCTCGGCGCCTACGAGGACACCGTCAGCCGCGCGCGCGCCAACAAGCTCACGGCCGCCGACTTCCAGGGCACCACGATCTCGCTCACGAACCCGGGCGGCATCGGCACGGAGCACTCGGTTCCGCGCCTCATGAAGGGCCAGGGCTGCATCGTCGGCGCGGGCGCCCTCGAGTACCCGGCCGCCTTCCAGGGCTCCGCCGAGAAGACCCTCGTCGAGCTCGGCATCGGCAAGACGATCACGCTCACCTCGACCTACGACCACCGCGTCATCCAGGGCGCGGGCTCGGGCGAGTTCCTGAAGCGCATCCACGAGAAGCTCATCGGCGGCGAGGGCTTCTACGAGGACATCTTCTCGGCCCTCCGCATCCCCTACGACCCGATCCACTGGGCGAAGGACATCAACGTCGACCTCTCCGAGCGCGTCGGCAAGACCTCCCGCGTCCAGGAGCTCATCAACGCCTTCCGCGTGCGCGGCCACCTCATGGCCGACGTCGACCCGCTCGAGTACCTGCAGCGCTCGCATCCCGACACCGACATCTCGAGCCACGGCCTCACCTTCTGGGATCTGGACCGCGAGTTCGTGACGGGCGGCTTCGGCGGCAAGCGCGCCGCCAAGCTCCGCGACATCCTCGGGGTCCTGCGCGACTCCTACTGCCGCACCACGGGCGTCGAGTACATGCACATCCAGGACCCGGCGCAGCGCGCCTGGTTCCAGGACCACCTCGAACGCCCCTACGAGAAGCCGACGCACGACGAGCAGCTCCGCATCCTCGGCAAGCTCAACGAGGCCGAGGCCTTCGAGACCTTCCTGCAGACCAAGTACGTCGGCCAGAAGCGCTTCAGCCTCGAGGGCGGCGAGTCGACGATCCCGCTGCTCGACGAGATCCTGCAGGGCGCCGCCCAGGCGGGCCTGCAGGAGGTCGCGATCGGCATGGCGCACCGCGGCCGGCTCAACGTCCTCACCAACATCGCGGGCAAGACCTACGGCCAGATCTTCCGCGAGTTCGAGGGCACCCAGGACCCGCGCACCGTGCAGGGCTCGGGCGACGTGAAGTACCACCTCGGCACCGAGGGCACCTTCACGAGCGCCACCGGCGAGCAGGTGCCGGTCTACCTCGCGGCGAACCCCTCGCACCTGGAGGCCGTCAACGGCGTCCTCGAGGGCATCGTCCGCGCGAAGCAGGACCGGGTCACGGACGGCATCGGCTCCGCGCTCCCGATCCTCGTGCACGGCGACGCCTCCATGGCCGGCCAGGGCGTCGTCGTCGAGACGCTGCAGATGTCGCTGCTGCGCGCCTACCGCACGGGCGGCACGATCCACCTCGTCATCAACAACCAGGTCGGGTTCACGACGCCGCAGTCCGAGGCGCGGAGCTCCGTGTACTCGACCGATGTCGCCAAGACCATCCAGGCGCCGATCTTCCACGTGAACGGCGACGACCCGGAGGCGGTGGTCCGCGTGGCTCAGCTCGCCTTCGCGTACCGCCAGGAGTTCAAGCGCGACGTCGTCGTCGACCTCGTCTGCTACCGCCGTCGCGGCCACAACGAGGGCGACGACCCCTCGATGACGCAGCCGCTCATGTACAACCTCATCGAGGGCAAGCGCAGCGTGCGGACCCTCTACACGGAGGCCCTCGTCGGCCGCGGCGACATCACGCAGGAGGAGTACGACCAGGCGCACAAGGACTTCCAGGAGCGCCTCGAGCGCGCCTTCGCGGAGACCCACGCGGCGCAGACCGGCTCCCTCCCGGTCGTCACCTCCGACGGCCGAGCCGTCGCCGACCTCGAGCGCCCCGACTCGCAGCAGGCGGAGGACGTCGCCCGCGACGGCTCGCAGACCGCGATCGAGGAGGCGCTCGTCCACCAGATCGGCGACGCCCACGGCAACCCGCCGGCCGGCTTCACGGTCCACCCGAAGCTCCAGCAGCTGCTCAGGAAGCGCGTCGACATGAGCCGCAACGGCGCCATCGACTGGGGCTTCGGCGAGCTGCTCGCGCTCGGCTCGCTCCTCACGGAGGGCGTGCCGGTCCGGCTCGCCGGCCAGGATGCGCGTCGCGGCACCTTCGTCTCCCGCCACGCCGTGCTCCACGACCGCGAGAACGGCCAGGAGTGGCTGCCGCTCGGCAACGTCACCGAGGATCAGGCGAAGTTCTGGATCTACGACTCGCTCCTCAGCGAGTACGCCGCCCTCGCCTTCGAGTACGGCTACTCGGTCGAGCGCCCCGACGCGCTCGTGATGTGGGAGGCGCAGTTCGGCGACTTCGTCAACGGCGCCCAGACCGTCATCGACGAGTTCATCTCCGCGGCCGAGCAGAAGTGGGGTCAGCGCTCCGGCGTCGTGCTCCTCCTCCCGCACGGCTACGAGGGCCAGGGCCCGGATCACTCCTCGGCGCGGATCGAGCGCTTCCTGCAGCTCGCCGCCGAGGACAACATGATCGTCGCGCGCCCCTCGACGCCCGCGTCGTACTTCCACCTGCTGCGCCGCCAGGCCTACGCCCGGCCCCGCAAGCCGCTCATCGTCTTCACCCCGAAGTCGATGCTCCGGCTCCGCGGCGCGACGAGCGAGGTCCAGGACTTCACCTCGGGCGCCTTCCAGCCGGTCATCGACGACGCCCGGGTGCAGGATGCCGGGGCCGTCACGCGGGTCCTGCTCCACGCCGGCAAGATCCACTACGACCTCGTCGCAGAGCTCGGCAAGCGCGACGACGACGGCACGATCGCCCTCGTCCGCGTCGAGCAGTTCTACCCGGTCCCGGTCGACGGCCTGCGCGCCGTGCAGAACCGGTACCCGAACGCGGAGCTGGTGTGGGTCCAGGAGGAGCCGGAGAACCAGGGCGCCTGGCCGTTCTTCAACCAGGAGGTCGCGCCGCAGCTCGACCGCCCGATCCGCGTCGTCTCGCGTCCGGCCTCCGCGTCCCCCGCGGCGGGCTCGACGAAGCGCAGCAACGCGGAGCAGACCGAGCTCATCGGGCGGGCGCTCGAGCGGTAG